The Candidatus Eisenbacteria bacterium nucleotide sequence CCCTTGAGCCCCACCGCAAGGCTCTTGTGCTGCTCGAAGGCGAGCCTCAGAGCCTCACGGGCGATTCCCTGCTCGATCAAGAGCTCTTCGAGCGCTTGCGGGATGGTCGTGGGCCGGATCATCTTGTTCTTGATCCGGTTCCGCAGATCCCCCTCGTCGATCTCGAAAGGGATCCACCGGACGATGTTCGCGAGCCCGGCCTCGGCGAGGACGTTCGAAACCGAATAGCTCATCCCGAGATTCGCGCTCACCGTGCGGATGAAGAGGTCATTGAAGTAGCTGAACACGTCGGTGGTCGCGCCTCCGATGTCGACCCCGATCACCGAGATCTTCTCTCGCCGGGCGACCGCCTGGATCATGTCCCCCACGGCGGCGGGTGTCGGCTTGATCGGATGCGGCGCCGTCCAGTCCATGAGCTTCCCATATCCCGGGGCATGCTTCATGACATGCTCCATGAACTGGTTGTGTATCTCGTGACGGGCCGGCATCAGGTTCTCCCGCTCCATGACGGGACGGATGTTGTCGGTGATGACCAGGGCGGTCGTCTTGCCGAGCCTCTTCACGATTTCGGGACGCGCCTCGGCGTTGCCCGCGTAGATGATCGGCAGCTCGTAGCCGGCTCCCAGCCGCGCCTTCGGGTCCGCCGCCGCGATGATCTCGGCCAGCTCGACGACATGCGTGATCGTCCCCCCATCGATTCCGCCCGAGAGGAGGATCATGTCGGGGCGCAGCTCGCGGATTCGCTTGATCTTCTGATGCGGCAGCCGCCCGTCGTTGCTCGCGATGATGTCCATCACGATCGCCCCCGCCCCCAAGGCCGCCCGCTCGGCGCTCTCGCCGGTCATCGACTTGACGACCCCGGTCACCATCATCTGAAGTCCGCCGCCGGCGCTGGAGGTGGACAGGTAGATGTCGACACCGCGCTCGGCCGTGGCGGGCTGGATGATCCGCTCGCCATCGAGA carries:
- a CDS encoding methylaspartate mutase; this translates as MEKELNYILATDCGSTTTKAILIERRGDLYRLVVRGEAPTTVEAPFEDVTRGVLNAIMEVEELAGRKILDGERIIQPATAERGVDIYLSTSSAGGGLQMMVTGVVKSMTGESAERAALGAGAIVMDIIASNDGRLPHQKIKRIRELRPDMILLSGGIDGGTITHVVELAEIIAAADPKARLGAGYELPIIYAGNAEARPEIVKRLGKTTALVITDNIRPVMERENLMPARHEIHNQFMEHVMKHAPGYGKLMDWTAPHPIKPTPAAVGDMIQAVARREKISVIGVDIGGATTDVFSYFNDLFIRTVSANLGMSYSVSNVLAEAGLANIVRWIPFEIDEGDLRNRIKNKMIRPTTIPQALEELLIEQGIAREALRLAFEQHKSLAVGLKGVQKERTISDTFEQTATGESLISLRGLNLLVGSGGVLSHAPRRVQSALMMLDAFLPEGITELAVDSIFMMPQLGVLADVNDKAATDVFVHDCLVRLGTSIAPIGAGKEGVRCLKGSIALPDGKKEEFDLPYGSMKRILLDVGQTAEAVLEPASGFDLGAGKGRTLKIALKGGAAGILIDCRGRQPFVLPKEPGERVRKLVEWCTALDVYPSSFMNVGAPSVGR